A stretch of the Argentina anserina chromosome 6, drPotAnse1.1, whole genome shotgun sequence genome encodes the following:
- the LOC126796993 gene encoding NAC domain-containing protein 41-like — translation MNSFMETASSLRLPVGYRFVPTEQELLLSYLYNKVIGAPLPCNVVMECDLYGEEEAWKELFQQTDESSLYFFTELKKKNDNDSRIARMTSSGSATWKNQSEKPIHYDNHNNVADGVGGHDEGKNQKTVIGFKRTFSYTSKKEGSTSSSSSTNKAKGGGWVMHEFRLAEFLLSHNQGNNIYVLCRVIKTKKGEIME, via the exons ATGAATTCATTCATGGAGACTGCTAGTTCTCTTCGACTTCCAGTCGGCTACCGATTCGTGCCAACTGAGCAAGAGCTTTTGCTCTCTTATCTGTACAATAAGGTGATTGGGGCTCCCCTTCCTTGCAACGTTGTGATGGAGTGTGATCTTTATGGTGAAGAAGAAGCATGGAAGGAGCTATTCCAGCAAACCGATGAGAGTTCCCTTTACTTCTTTACCGAGctaaagaagaagaacgaCAATGATTCACGAATAGCAAGGATGACATCATCAGGATCTGCTACATGGAAGAACCAGAGCGAGAAGCCTATCCATTACGATAACCACAACAATGTCGCCGATGGTGTTGGAGGTCATGATGAAGGGAAGAATCAGAAGACGGTTATCGGGTTTAAGCGAACCTTCTCTTATACTAGTAAGAAAGAAGGATCAACAAGTAGTAGCAGTAGTACTAATAAGGCAAAGGGAGGAGGATGGGTCATGCATGAGTTTAGGCTTGCTGAATTCCTTCTTAGCCACAACCAG GGTAACAACATCTATGTTCTTTGTCGAGTCATAAAAACGAAGAAGGGGGAAATCATGGAATAG
- the LOC126798638 gene encoding transcription factor bHLH162-like, with the protein MGISVLNSQPDSKQVMDNTQATTSAGTKIERRVIEKNRRNYMKNLYSQLNSLLPNQNTNKEPPSLPEQIDEAINYIKTMESNLQKYKQKRDKLKFDRKRSYELCSSSSSCTTFETGSGAPAKSPQIQIHWNGSTLELVLTTGLHNQFIFYDIIRMLDQEQADVVHASFSASGDSILHLVRAEMGNLMLDFGAARITDKLNRIVYGSTSDEERQHDEQDYLWDFQIQPQLWDFLSE; encoded by the exons ATGGGAATTTCGGTGCTTAATTCGCAGCCCGACTCCAAACAAGTAATGGATAATACTCAAGCAACTACATCTGCAGGAACCAAAATCGAAAGGAGGGTTATTGAGAAGAACAGGAGAAACTACATGAAAAACCTCTACTCCCAACTCAACTCTCTCCTCCCAAACCAGAATACCAACAAG GAACCACCGAGTCTTCCTGAACAAATAGATGAAGCCATTAACTACATCAAAACCATGGAGTCAAATCTGCAGAAATACAAGCAGAAAAGGGACAAGCTAAAGTTTGATAGGAAAAGATCGTATGAATtatgcagcagcagcagcagctgcACCACCTTTGAGACCGGATCAGGTGCTCCTGCAAAATCGCCgcaaattcaaattcattgGAATGGTTCCACCCTAGAGCTTGTTTTGACTACTGGACTACATAATCAGTTCATCTTCTACGATATAATTCGCATGCTTGATCAAGAACAAGCAGATGTTGTACATGCTAGCTTTTCGGCTTCCGGAGACTCTATACTTCACTTAGTACGTGCAGAG ATGGGCAACTTGATGTTAGATTTTGGGGCTGCAAGAATAACTGACAAGCTGAACAGAATTGTCTATGGATCCACAAGCGATGAAGAACGACAGCATGATGAACAAGATTACTTATGGGACtttcaaatccaacctcagTTGTGGGATTTTTTATCTGAGTAA
- the LOC126798628 gene encoding G-type lectin S-receptor-like serine/threonine-protein kinase SD3-1 yields MLQQEGLLLRSSFLLNIFAGFVLHSLAVSEIPLGSKLSVVGKNIWVSPNGDFAFGFFNRTDEPNYSVGIHFNSKSIPLGKQTLVWTAGANIVVGEKSYAQLTQDGELVIIDSLKGVAVWSSRTSQLSVVSAALHDNGNLVLLNEEKHIVWQSFNTPSDTLLPGQNFSRSQMLRAASKNLVSDYMSSYYTLFMNGDGQLQLRWESHFVYWTSGSAPSSNITAFLTSEGALQLCDQNLNPVWSMFGEDYNDSVSYRFLRLDVDGNLRLYSWDEASMTWRAVWQAVENQCNVFATCGQRGICFLTESGSPDCKCPFNPVNGSTEKCLIASQRCKSGSSLFSYKHTVLYGMYNSTDDLVVRTSLQQCRSLCLRDPLCTAATFSNDGTTNCLMKRKQYVTGYSDPSLSSVSFVKVCADPLAVNPNPNLSLSSPSAQKFCLPCLIGAASVAVFLLFQLALGFWFYRRRKRRRILVRKKASFAHTSSNSNGLIMLSFSEIEDFTENFKHQIGQEMFKAVLPEKEPVAIKKMNVSAEERKYRSAVSMIGGIHHKNLVKLQGYCCELNHRFLIYEYVKNGSVEKHIEDHKLCKRLTWGKRVDICLGVARAISYLHTSCRKCIIHGNLRCKDVLLDENLEAKVTGFGLGAIIGNESSSSAMKDVEDFGRMVLVLVSGCREVGDLCEWAYKEWSDGHPENVVDRRLGGMHISQELERVLRIAFWCLQIDEFQRPSMTEVVMVLEGTSSVDPPPPPFA; encoded by the coding sequence ATGCTTCAGCAGGAGGGACTTCTGCTAAGATCATCTTTCCTTCTAAATATCTTTGCTGGGTTTGTGCTACATTCTCTTGCCGTTTCAGAGATTCCTTTAGGTTCGAAACTCTCTGTAGTAGGCAAAAACATCTGGGTCTCTCCGAATGGTGATTTCGCATTCGGATTTTTTAACCGCACAGATGAGCCTAACTATAGTGTTGGGATCCACTTCAATTCAAAGTCTATTCCACTTGGAAAACAAACTCTGGTGTGGACTGCTGGTGCAAATATCGTGGTTGGTGAAAAGTCTTATGCCCAGTTGACCCAGGATGGTGAATTAGTAATAATTGATTCTTTGAAGGGAGTTGCAGTATGGAGCAGCAGAACTAGCCAATTATCAGTTGTTTCAGCTGCTCTTCATGATAATGGAAATCTTGTCCTGTTGAATGAAGAGAAACATATTGTATGGCAGAGTTTTAATACCCCCTCTGACACACTTCTTCCCGGACAGAACTTCTCTAGGTCGCAGATGCTTCGAGCTGCAAGCAAGAATCTTGTGTCTGATTATATGTCTAGTTACTACACTCTTTTCATGAATGGGGATGGTCAGTTGCAACTCAGATGGGAAAGTCATTTTGTGTATTGGACTAGTGGAAGTGCTCCTAGTTCAAATATTACCGCTTTCCTCACCTCTGAGGGAGCCCTACAACTCTGTGACCAAAATTTGAACCCTGTGTGGTCAATGTTCGGGGAAGATTACAATGACTCTGTAAGTTACCGGTTTCTTAGGCTAGATGTTGATGGTAATCTACGTTTGTACTCATGGGATGAAGCTTCAATGACATGGAGAGCAGTCTGGCAAGCTGTTGAGAACCAGTGTAATGTCTTTGCTACTTGTGGCCAACGTGGCATATGTTTCCTTACCGAGTCTGGGTCACCTGATTGTAAATGCCCTTTTAATCCTGTGAATGGCTCCACAGAAAAATGCTTGATAGCATCTCAGCGATGTAAATCTGGTTCTAGCTTGTTTAGTTATAAGCATACTGTCCTATACGGAATGTACAACTCTACTGATGATTTAGTTGTACGAACCAGTTTACAGCAATGTAGAAGCTTGTGTCTCAGGGACCCACTTTGTACAGCTGCAACCTTCTCAAATGATGGAACAACAAACTGTTTAATGAAGAGAAAACAGTATGTTACTGGCTATTCGGACCCCTCACTAAGTTCAGTATCTTTTGTGAAGGTGTGTGCAGACCCATTAGCTGTAAATCCAAATCCTAATCTCTCCTTGTCTTCCCCTTCGGCACAGAAGTTTTGCCTTCCTTGTCTCATTGGAGCAGCCTCCGTTGCtgtatttcttttatttcaattgGCGCTTGGTTTCTGGTTTTAcagaagaaggaaaagaagaaggattTTGGTCAGGAAAAAAGCCAGTTTTGCTCATACCAGCTCGAATTCAAATGGCTTGATTATGTTATCCTTTTCCGAAATAGAGGACTTTACAGAAAACTTTAAGCATCAGATTGGACAAGAGATGTTCAAAGCTGTTCTTCCGGAGAAAGAACCAGTTGCAATAAAAAAGATGAATGTATCTgctgaagaaagaaaataccGGTCTGCAGTTTCAATGATAGGTGGCATTCATCACAAAAACCTCGTAAAGTTGCAGGGTTATTGTTGTGAGTTGAATCACAGATTTCTGATCTATGAATATGTCAAAAATGGTTCAGTGGAGAAACATATAGAAGACCATAAACTGTGTAAGAGGCTGACTTGGGGAAAGAGAGTTGATATATGCTTAGGCGTGGCAAGAGCCATCAGTTATCTACACACGAGCTGCAGGAAATGCATCATTCATGGGAACTTGAGATGCAAGGATGTGTTATTAGATGAAAATTTAGAAGCCAAGGTTACTGGATTCGGGCTTGGGGCGATCATTGGGAATGAATCAAGCTCTTCAGCAATGAAAGATGTAGAAGACTTTGGTAGGATGGTGTTGGTGTTGGTAAGTGGGTGTAGAGAAGTTGGTGACCTCTGTGAGTGGGCATACAAAGAGTGGTCAGATGGGCATCCGGAGAATGTAGTTGATAGAAGACTGGGTGGTATGCATATATCTCAAGAGCTCGAGCGTGTATTAAGAATTGCATTTTGGTGTCTCCAAAttgatgaatttcaaagaCCTTCAATGACCGAGGTGGTTATGGTGTTAGAAGGCACATCAAGTGTTGACCCCCCACCACCTCCTTTTGCTTGA
- the LOC126796994 gene encoding polyubiquitin, translating into MRVIIGSWGHKAVAIEVGLKESVVGIKTKIEQLLGVPVASQTLAVCGLELLDGLDMEDYPIVSDGTKIDLTVRYWMAPPSFHHSTGKIQIIIKFSARQLHIEVDRTETVRSLKEKIHIMDGTPIKRMSLFFCGTELEEDFRRLSEYDIREFSEIVVFLKSMSRVKDDPPSKSLSLVVQTSSSLLNSARIPVEMKDSSTINELKELLLSGRILPVDDYLFIHKQRIMRENCSLKWHGVDNGDFIYVFKGTVFRGEC; encoded by the coding sequence ATGAGGGTTATTATTGGTTCATGGGGTCATAAAGCAGTCGCCATAGAAGTAGGTCTCAAAGAATCTGTTGTCGGAATCAAAACCAAGATAGAACAACTCTTGGGTGTTCCAGTTGCTTCCCAAACCCTAGCAGTCTGCGGCTTGGAGTTACTAGATGGATTAGACATGGAAGATTACCCAATTGTCAGTGACGGTACCAAAATTGATCTCACCGTCAGATATTGGATGGCACCTCCTAGCTTCCACCATTCAACTGGTAAAATTCAGATTATCATCAAGTTTTCAGCTAGACAGCTCCATATAGAAGTTGACAGAACCGAAACAGTGCGCAGCCTCAAAGAGAAAATACACATCATGGATGGCACCCCTATCAAAAGAATGTCACTCTTCTTTTGTGGAACTGAGCTAGAAGAAGATTTTCGTCGGCTAAGTGAGTATGATATACGTGAGTTTTCTGAAATTGTTGTGTTCCTCAAGTCGATGAGCCGTGTAAAAGATGACCCTCCCTCCAAAAGTTTGAGTCTAGTAGTGCAAACTTCGTCGAGTTTACTTAACTCGGCGAGGATTCCTGTGGAAATGAAGGACTCGAGTACCATTAATGAGCTGAAGGAACTACTTCTGAGCGGAAGAATTCTCCCAGTTGATGACTACTTGTTCATACACAAGCAGAGGATCATGCGTGAAAATTGCAGCCTCAAATGGCATGGCGTTGATAATGGGGATTTCATATATGTCTTTAAAGGGACTGTTTTCCGTGGTGAATGCTAG